The Triticum aestivum cultivar Chinese Spring chromosome 7B, IWGSC CS RefSeq v2.1, whole genome shotgun sequence genome window below encodes:
- the LOC123157592 gene encoding L-type lectin-domain containing receptor kinase IX.1 — protein MTCLRSPQQGDGMGFFVGPYPASLPTDASGGFLALFNNRGNPANTFFPPTVGVEFDTFRNVDWDPNDTVNHLGVNVNSISSMAYAALPDGSFNGVMSASVRYDAGAATLSATLHMPEQRTYTVSASVDMRAAGLPQDAAVGFSAAIGDLVEQHQILSWSFESTLTVTDYKTSKRKRTGLNLIAGLVSVGVFVLLAVAAWLGYLQYLKRKGKHTQEASEDAEEIPVGVDMDNEFEKGAGPRRFGYGELSRATKGFSDEEKLGEGGFGAVYRGHLHEQGLHVAIKRVSKTSSQGRREYVAEVTIIGRLRHRNLVQLVGWCHEADELLLVYELMTNGSLDDHLYASKSVLAWPARYRIILGMGSALLYLHQEWEQCVVHRDIKPSNVMLDASFNARLGDFGLARLVDHCRGAHTTTLAGTRGYMDPQCAVTSRASAETDVYSFGVVLLEVACGRRPVVPQLEEEDEGRVMLVRWVWELYGRGTLLVDAADARLDGDLDAREMERALVVGLWCVHPDYGFRPSIRQAMSVLQFEAPLPDLPPEMPVATYARAPHRSTYTSSSTGGSSSSTGGRSITSDLTAESRRPWANADTRSATRPIAFTTNQTSEGTRAAERRAAAARLLHAEEPVKLSVVVVVAVSMPAAVLATPLARVADA, from the exons ATGACATGCCTGCGCTCACCGCAGCAGGGTGATGGCATGGGGTTCTTCGTGGGGCCTTACCCGGCGAGCCTGCCGACCGACGCCTCCGGCGGCTTCCTGGCGCTGTTCAACAACCGCGGCAACCCGGCGAACACCTTCTTCCCGCCAACCGTCGGTGTGGAGTTCGACACGTTCAGGAACGTCGACTGGGACCCCAACGACACCGTGAACCACCTCGGCGTCAACGTCAACAGCATCAGCTCCATGGCGTACGCGGCGCTGCCGGACGGGAGCTTCAATGGGGTCATGTCAGCGTCGGTCAGGTACGACGCCGGTGCCGCCACGCTCTCGGCCACTCTGCACATGCCAGAGCAGAGGACTTACACCGTCAGTGCCAGCGTGGACATGAGAGCCGCCGGTCTGCCACAGGACGCGGCGGTCGGATTCTCGGCGGCCATCGGGGACTTGGTCGAGCAGCACCAGATCCTTTCTTGGTCGTTCGAGTCCACTCTCACCGTCACCG ATTACAAAACCTCGAAGAGGAAAAGGACAGGTCTAAATCTAATAGCGGGGCTGGTATCCGTCGGTGTCTTCGTCTTGTTGGCCGTGGCCGCATGGCTCGGCTACCTCCAGTATCTGAAAAGAAAGGGCAAGCACACGCAAGAGGCGTCTGAAGATGCCGAGGAGATCCCCGTCGGCGTAGACATGGACAACGAGTTCGAGAAAGGGGCAGGCCCTCGGAGGTTCGGTTACGGCGAGCTGTCGCGGGCGACCAAGGGGTTCTCCGACGAGGAGAAGCTCGGCGAGGGCGGCTTCGGGGCGGTCTACCGAGGGCACCTGCACGAGCAGGGGCTCCACGTGGCCATCAAAAGGGTCTCCAAGACGTCGAGTCAGGGGAGGAGGGAGTACGTCGCGGAGGTGACCATCATCGGGCGGCTGAGGCACCGCAACCTCGTTCAGCTCGTCGGGTGGTGCCACGAGGCCGACGAGCTCCTGCTCGTCTACGAGCTCATGACGAACGGCAGCCTCGACGACCATCTCTATGCTTCCAAGAGCGTCCTCGCGTGGCCAGCCAGGTACAGGATCATTCTCGGCATGGGCTCGGCGCTGCTCTACCTGCACCAGGAGTGGGAGCAGTGCGTGGTGCACAGGGACATCAAGCCCAGCAACGTGATGCTCGACGCGTCGTTCAACGCGAGGCTGGGGGACTTCGGGCTCGCGCGCCTCGTCGACCACTGCCGCGGCGCGCACACGACGACGCTGGCCGGCACCAGGGGGTACATGGACCCGCAGTGCGCGGTGACCAGCCGGGCCAGCGCCGAGACCGACGTCTACAGCTTCGGGGTTGTCCTCCTCGAGGTCGCCTGCGGACGGAGGCCCGTCGTCCCGCAgctggaggaggaggatgaggggaGGGTCATGCTCGTGCGGTGGGTCTGGGAGCTGTACGGGAGAGGCACGCTCCTCGTCGACGCGGCGGACGCGCGGCTCGACGGCGACCTGGACGCGCGTGAGATGGAGCGCGCGCTGGTCGTGGGCCTCTGGTGCGTGCACCCGGACTACGGCTTCCGGCCGTCCATCCGACAGGCCATGAGCGTGCTACAGTTCGAAGCACCGCTTCCAGACCTGCCGCCGGAGATGCCGGTGGCCACGTACGCGCGGGCGCCGCACAGGTCGACCTACACGTCGTCGTCGACTGGGGGTTCCAGTTCCAGCACAGGTGGACGCTCGATCACAAGTGACCTTACGGCGGAGAGCCGTCGTCCCTGGGCCAATGCCGACACGAGGAGCGCCACGAGGCCCATTGCGTTCACGACGAATCAGACGAGCGAGGGCACCAGAGCGGCTGA ACGTCGTGCTGCCGCCGCGcgccttctacatgccgaggagcctgtaaAACTTAGtgtagtcgtcgtcgtcgctgtctcCATGCCAGCAGCCGTCCTTGCTACACCCCTGGCCCGCGTCGCCGATGCGTGA